The following is a genomic window from Anopheles aquasalis chromosome 3, idAnoAquaMG_Q_19, whole genome shotgun sequence.
CAGCCGGACTACAACAGTGCGGAATATGCGGAGTCCCAGGGCCCGGATGCCGGATACGAAACGCAGCTCTCGGAGCGCACCCACTTCCAGGAGGCACAGCAAGCCTCGCAGGTGAAGAAACCGGTCTACGAAGCGGAAGAGCAGCAGGTGCCCTACCTGGCACCACGGCCGTACGCTGTGCCGCAGCCGATGGAACAGGATCGTGAGGATGGTTGGGGAAAACCGATGCTATACCAGCCGAACTGGCAATCGGAAACGGCTCCAGCGCGCCCCTATCAGCCACCACAACCGCAGGAGCAGCAATCGcgtccaccgaaaccgaaccaaatGCCACCACGGGTACCCGGTGACCGGCAGCAAGGGCAGTGGGCTGAGAAGGGTCCAGAGAATGACTTGAAAGAAAGCCTTCCCTCTGCGAGCACTGCTGATAGGTTGATGCagctgcagatgctgcagcagcagcaatggatgcaggagcagcaactcAAGCAGCAAGAGCTTGCGCAACAACAGAATCAACTGCGCCAGCAGGAGAtgatacagcagcagctgaagcagcagcagctactgcagcaacagcaggaacagcagcaaaagctgcagcagcagaagctgaaacagcagcagctccagcaagagcaagagaggctgaagcagcaacaggaagcaCAGCggctgcaggaggaggagaagcagcgtGAACTAGAGCTTCTGGAGCGCCAGAAGGAACTGAAACGTCAACAGGAAGAGCAACGTCAGCAGGAGCTgattcagcaacaacaggaacaGATGCGCCAGCGTGAGCTGCAACGTCAGcaggaactgcagcagcaacagcagcaggagcagataCGTCTgcaggagctgcagcagcagaagctgaagcAACCGCAGCCCTACATGCCAGTTCAACCAGTCCAGCCCAAGCCAGCCCCCGTTCAGAGACCGGTGAAGCGCCCACAACCGAACTATAACCCGCAGCCCGAGTACTATGCCGGTgcgaatgatgacgatgatgatccgtACGAACCCGTCCCATACCAGAAGCCCGTCATCTCGGTAGATGCTCGCTGTCCGCGCAACGATGATCCCGCCAAGCCCGTCCATCTGCCTAGCACGAGCTGTTCCAAGTTCATGAAGTGCTTCAATGGCATTGCGTACGAGATGAGCTGCCCGGGTGGGCTGGAGTTCGACAAGAAGACCAACCGCTGTGACTACGCGGCCATTGCCAGATGCTCGAAACCGTAAGGTTGGAACCAATATGGAAACTACTTTGCTGCTACCGATTGAGACCAATAAACCATAGCCGCTTCTTAATAAGTTGATCGCATGCAAACTGGAAATCGGAATGTTGCAACATGTTCTCTGTGTGCATTAGTAGTAGAAGAATGTGTGCTAGTGTGCATTTTTACTGATAGCGACTGGGTTTAGATTACAAGCAACATGCTCAAAACTGAATATTGTATATGTTGCTAGCGATAATGAGTTTTGATCAAATTCCTTCTTGTCGGATCGATTTTCTAGCATTATAATGGATTAATGCCAAATATCGATAACTTTGAGCAATTATAATTATTAGGGTGTTAGCTATTTTAATGAGCTACTGCTTAACAATAAttccaaatgcaaatgctattccagattcgtagctcaaagaaagaaagtacaATAGATGGAGAATATAATAGAATGTTGTTTTGTCGTCATCAATAGTTTCAATAAGAGAAACAACAGAATTATTGTTCTCTTATGGTTTTCAAATTCAacaccatttttttgttcaactaGCTGTATACATTCAGGTGTATTTTAGATCCTTTATATCTTTTAGTGCAATTAAAAACAATCTCTTCATTTTATATCACAAACAACAGAATAtgcattatttttaaaatttgattCTTTCTGAGCAAATCAAATGGTTGTTTTTCCgttaaacaaacgaaccaacaacCTTCTGACtcaacggaaaacaaaatgcttcACAATCCGTTTTGCAACTTGACTGGCCAATTGTCGGGATGAAAATGTCTCGAAACATAATGCAACGAGTCCTGTCCTGAAATGGTGTTGGGAAGCTAACAGGAACACATCCCTCAGACCGTATTTCAACAGATAATGGATAACCATCGCTTGGGGAAAGGGTATTGTGCGAATCATGATTTATTTGTCATTTGTAGTAGTACCGGGTGGGTAGCATATAAACTATTTACAACATTCCGCGTCGTGTTTGCATCGCCCCGTAGGTGGTTGTGTTGgccatttattgttttctgGTGTGCGGTCAATTGTCAATGAATAAATACTTTCCTAACGCTAGCGTTGCCCCACGCTCTCTcatccttttctcttttcccctctctctctctctctctctctctctctctctctctctctctctctatactCCACTTCCCCTTCTCTTCTGCATTCGTTACGTGTTCTGGCAGAATGTCTAACCACCACGGATGGTACACTTGGCAACCTTGGGATAGTCGCAGCGATCGTAGCGCACACTCCAGTGCTGCCCCAACGGGCAGTGGATCAGATACGCACGCCCATCGTAACACTTGTAGAACTTGCCGCAGTCTTTCGGATGGATGAAGTGCACCGGATCAGCCGGATCGTCCTTATCGGGGCACCGGCCATCGTTGATGCCCGCAATCATCTCGCGCTGTTCCGGCGTCCATTCGGTGGAATCGAGCGGAATCGAGTCCTTGTAATCCTCGTCCGAGTAGTAATCATCGTACACCGGGACCGccgcctttttggccaaacTCTTACGCATCATCTGCTGCGAGCACTGGGCAAACTGAGGGTAGTCGCAGCGGTTGATACGAGCACCGAACTCCTGACCAACCGGGCAGTCGATCGTGTAGGCCCGACCATCGAAACACTTCTGGAACTTGCGGCAATCCGTTGGATGCGCCAGGTGGATCGGTCGGTAGGGATCATCGTACTTGGGACAGCGTGCATCAATCACACCGGCATTGTAGGTAAACTCTGCCTTGGCCGGGCGCACGAATCCCTCTTCCGGGACCTGCTCCTTCACTTCCTCTTCTTGTTCCTCTTGTTCGACCGCTTCCTGCTGTTCATTTTCCAGCTCTTCTAGCTCCTCAACTCGTGGCTCCTGTGGTATCTGTTCCTCACGCCGTGCGTTACACTTCGCCACGAACGGGAACTCGCAGCGATTGAGGGCAGTTGCCCACTCCTGCCCTGGTGGGCACTCCAGCTCAAAGGCACGGCCCGCGAAACACTTGAAGAACCGCTGACAGTCGGTGGGATGCGGTAGATGGGCCGGACGCATTGGGTCATCGACCCGTGGGCACCGGCTGTCGGTGCTTCCCAGATCGTAGCTGAAAccggccggttccggtttggcCAGTGCCATTCCCTGGCGACACTTGGCAAAACTCGGGTAGTCACAGCGCTGGATCTGTTCGCCAAACTCCTGGCCCGGTGGGCAGCTGATCGTAAAGGCACGGCCACTGAAGCACTTCCGGAACTTGCCGCAATCGGTCGGATGGGCCAGATGGATCGGCTTCGTCGGATTGTCGTACTGCGGACAGCGTACGTCCGGGATGCCATCCTCAAAGCTGAACGAATTCTGGGCggcaacacagcacagcaacgtCACCGCCAGCAACAATGGCTGAAACACTAATTgcgaaacacagagagagagagagatgccaaGGTGTTAGAGTGAATGATCTGGGGCTGTCAGGCGCCACAGTAGCAGCGATACTTACCGTTCATTGTGAACTCGCCACTGATACGATACCGCGAAAGATGGGTACGTGgtttggagcagcagcgctggGGTTTACTTGTCCTATCCGGCGCTTGAGATCTTTCTTCGTCCGCTTCCCAGATGAATGAAGCGACCCATGGTCCGGTGCTGCGTTTTATAGTATTGCGTTTATCGAACCGTACACCACTGTTGCTGACTCATCTGGGCCTTTACCACAACAATCTCGCTATCCttcgcacgatcgatcggatggCACTAAATGATTCACACTCCCGGGGGCGACCTCTGTCGTAGCGTGGGGCTGTCCTCGACTTCGCGACATCGAAACGGCATTTATCGAGATCCGGTGCGATCTGATATCGCTCCTGCTAACTGAATAGTGCTGTTCGCTCCGTTAGCcatcttcttttctttatcaAAGATCCCACCTACGGCCCCACCGACCGGGCTGACCGATGcgtgatgtttgtttgttttctcattACGATGTGCCTCTGCATACCGGAAGTAGATGGTGCTTTCCCTTCTACGACATACGCGTCTGGACAAATTGATTCATATAGCGAAGGTATTTGGCCGACGATCAACACACACCATGCTGGTGAGTAAGGCATCATGATGAAGGTCATTGCAAAGTGCGTGTTTTTACTCTGCCCGGCGGCTGATTCACTATCGGGAGGATGAAGCAATATTGGAGCAAAACAGTGTGTTGTGTTCCTTCCGTTTCTACTTTTgataacggtggtggtgatcagaGGACACATGGCGTTATTTTCGTGACAGGTTTATTAAATGGTCGTATGAGATGAAATGATGGAAGATTCAACATCGTTTACATTTGATACACTTGGCTGATGTGTGTTATGCATCGCAAAATGTTAGATATTGTTTATTTGAGTTAAAATAGAATTGATATTGTCCAAATCCAAAGAACGCCGATGTtctttggcatcgtttacTTCACGAAAATGTTGTCCTTCTATGCAGAGCATAGACATAGAAATATGCTTGCAGTCGGCCGCTTTCGTTTCTTTATGAGacataattaaaagcaatagctttagattgatttgaaaacatattttaaagcAAAATCAGCTGCTGTATctacaacataaaaaataattaaaaaaaaaacaaaatcaaaaacaaacatttatcATACCAAAGAAATATCGTATCGTTACCGACCTGCCGCCAAATAGTCTAGAATAGTCTTTTTTCAACTGGCAATCGGTATCAGTTCATCGAACATGCCATCTGCTTTCACCGAGGGTCACGTAATTATTGCGTTGGCTATCGTAGCGTTTTGCATAAGTGCCTCCTAGATGGATTGCaacgagtgtgttttttttatatttcggTATTTTTATAAGCAAACATACTTGTAATGCTTGCAAAAAAGCAgtaaaataatttgaaatgaaaataacacCCATAGTGACGACAAAAGGGGCGAATAAAGGACTAAAAACTGAAAACTTTAGGTTTTTAGCAAAAATTCTACTATAACAATAACTCTACGATAGAGTTACTTATGTCAGATTTAAAGAGGTCAGTTCTTTCTTTAAAATAACATGAAACGTTCATAGTTGAGACCTGcagatgaaagaaaagatcAGACGTACCacctattgctgctgctgttcaaccAATATATTTTTCGTTCGTAATTTACAAGTGTGTTTAACCAGTGGAACaatgtggttttgtgtgtgtttgtgtgtgtccgtttggtttattacatttttaaacgCTAAATTGTATCTGTTACTCCCTTCGTCCCAACTGTTTGCTTTCAGGTTTTACTCAGCTCCTGGCACACAACTGTGAATTAATGGTATCAGTTCCTGTCTCTTTTCTTCATCCACCTTTCATTTCTCATTTCCTCTACTGTTACCCTTTCTGTTTAGTTCCAATCTACGCACTAAAGCTATCCGAACAGGTTGCACAACACACTTCGGTTTAGCACATGATTTGCAAACGATTTAATTGTCTCCCGTTTATGTTCGCTTCCGTTAAACCAGTTGAAGCGCAGGGCCAGacaagaagaaaacgaactcTGTTTCTGTTCGCAGCAAATAACTATGAGCTTCCGGtgcatgctgctgttccgTGGTGCCGAGTAGGTGAATTGCTTCCATGGCGAGTGGTCGTATGATGCGCTGCGCCTCCTCCTTAACATCTACTATCCTACaagcaccatcatccggacagagagcgaagagaTGCAGTGAGCAATAGGTAAGACAGatagcagcatcaacagtagcagcagcagcagcaatagaaaTTGTTCTCGCTTTATacgccacaaaacaaaaagtacTCCAGAACCACAGAGACCATACTTCGCCCATTATATACtccacccacagacacacatacacaccagagacacgcacacacagaggaatGGGAAACAGAAGGTCCAATGGACCGGAAAAATGTGCGGATGCGGTGGGTTTTGCAACCGGCGCTACCTGAACCTGAAGCTGCAACCAATACCCAGCCTTTACTGGTTCCATCTTCACGTTGCGTGGTGCGCCGTTGCGTCCTTAACGAGTCTTAAGTTATCTTTTCTCGATACACCGGTCATCAGGAGCTGCTCTTAGGGCGGATATTAGAACAGAACACAGTCACCGGTTATTAACGGTTGGTtattaaagattttttttatacatttttcattctcaCATTCTGAACTCAACCAGCAGGAAAAGCCTCTTCTACTAAACGAGGGTATTGCATTCGGTGGGGTGTAACCTGGGAGGGGGGTTGAGAGTACTCCCGTACCGCGAGATGCGCAGGGTAAGAGGACAACGAGGATAACGCGACCACAACCGCGCCATTGACGGTGACGTGACACaggaaaaggaacggattCGGAACGTAATGGAATGAGAGAAGCAGGAGTTACTTTAGTACATCTCGGACACTTCGTTCAAGGACGAACCAGGGCTTCCACTACTACCGCCACTACtggccccaccaccaccggtggcagtcGATGGTAAAAGTTCGGCCGCCTCCAGCAACCCATCCCGGTTGGTGTCGACGAAGCGCTGCAGAATGGACCGGGCCAGTACCGGGTTGGTGGACATCTCGTTGGCGAACCAGTCGAGCGGGAAGCTCGTCGTCTCCTGCTCACCACCGAGCGACATCGGATcgaccgctgctgccgctgccgccgccgccgctgacGACAGACTTTGGTCAAGTCCGGCCATGTCCTCGATCAAGCGACCCAGCTCGTGTTTCTCCTCGATCCAGCCACCAGATGCCAGCTCCAGATCACCATCGGTAACGGTACGGCCACGCGATGCTCCGTGCAGAATGGGGCCACCTCCCGCAGCACCGCCGTAGTTCACTCCGATCGGTGCCCGGCGTTTACCGAAACCGCGGGCCGTCATCATCTCCGAGTTGCGGAACGGTGCCCGAATCGAGCGCGGTATCTTGGAGGCCCTCGCGGCCGCCAGACTGGCCAGCTGGCGGGCTGGGCCGGCCTCGGACGCCTGCCAGCACAGTACCGCCGTCGCGACGAACACCAACAGCGTCAACCGGTTGATGGACATTTTCATAATCTGCattttggggtgggggggggggaggaaaagggcgaagagaaatagaaaaagaaatggaacaaGAAGAAACATGAAAGAAAATACAAGAGAAGCGATAAGTATCCTCCATGGCAAAGTAGGCGCAGCTGTCGAAACGAATCTCGCTCGACAAGCCCATCAGGAAGGCATGACGTCATCAGTATGCATTGCAGTTGGAGGTTATGGCGCCCTTTTCTTCAGTCGCTTTTACGATGTTCCTTCCTGACACCTTTTGTGggcgtttttttattttcggggGGAACTGTTGAGGGTGGTTCCGTTACACGTGCTGCCGGTTAGTGAGGCGAGGCCTAACCTCAACCTTCTACACTAAACGGAACCATAAATGTAATTTaccaataaatatttatcgcgtgaagcggaagaagcggaaaaggatttgacgatggtgacgacgaagacCACGTAGAGCTGCTGTGGAATCCACCACGCGTCTCTTAAAGCCATCAATTTCCAATTACCACCCAATccaccgcgagcgagcgaacgagggcCGCTTGTCGTCAGCTGACGCgtgattgttttggttttcaatcATCCGTAATGCTGTTTACAGTTGCTCACTCGCCTCAACGCGACGTTAAAgcgtgggtgtgggtgtgctTGGAGTGCGCTATTGCGATCTCGCTTTCACTTGTATCGCAGCATCGCATTCAGCGCGAACTTGGCCACTTGGGCTTGTCGTGTTGAACACGACTCCCCACGGAGCTACTATGGGGTGCTGGTGTACCCTTTGAATTGAAATAACCCACTATTGAGGCAGAAGGTAGAGTCCTTCTACAGAGACAATTCGTAATACAATCGGTATCCAATCCATCACCCTGGCGTACCTCTCTCCGGCAGAATAACCGGAATCACTCTGTGTCTGGCATCGATGCAACGGTCTTGAAACGAGCAGTCATAGAGGCACTCGGTGGCACCCGCTTATCGCATATCGCGAGTCAAGATAAGCGTATCGGATGGCGGTGAATGGCTGTTCACGGAGACTCACGCTCGAGCATAATATGAGTAGCAGAAGTATACGATTTCGGGCCACCGAGATGGTCTTTTAGCTGGCATTGGTAATCCTAGATGGCCAAAGGTAGTCGAAAGGTGAGAAAGGAGGAGCTGAATGCTCAAGGAAGCGACGCTGAAGAGCCTGTTCTTGTCCATAGCCTGCTTGGTGCTGCGTTATTTCTTTCAAGGCAAATCGAGGAAGGATCATAAAATGGTTGGTGTCAATGTTAGAAATAAGGAAAAGCGgagatgaaattaaaaatttacTGTTTCATCTCGCGAGGAGTTCTACTGGTCCATCACGGTACAGAGCACACGATGACGGCCACTGGCTGGGTGAACAGGCTGGCCagggaaaagtttaaattgcGGAAATGGTCTGCAAACCGACGAGTCCGGTAGCCACACatgcttgcctgcctgccggctaAAAATATCACTTACACGAAGCGCACAACACACAAGGACGTCATCGGATACTTTTGTGCGGGCCTCACTTCCTGCCGCTTTGCAAAAGTTATCTTCGAGCGACCGCGGTGGTACAGGGCCAGGAAAAACGGGGAGGGTCACTGTATTCTGTCGATACTACGGTGATCGCGAACTTTTCAAAATTGTATTTTGCGAAACTAGACGCCCGATGCCGACGAGTTGTAGTTGGGTTGGTTTGTGGTGAACGATGATTTACCGTTTACACTACACTCCGATGACGCGACACGTTGACCAATGACAGGATGTTAAGGGGGCGGAGAATAAGGAGGCTCAGAGGGCGGAGAACCACTggttgcaccaccatcactgacCATTGGCTGTGGTGGAtgtttgaaatcaattttgcaGTCCGGCACAAACCTGTTGGTAACTTTCCCCTGGCCAAGTTACTCATAACGTTCCAATGATGCGAAGGTatctggtgtggtggtgtggtggtgtaaGGCTGTTGTGCTTACACTGTAATTAAGTTGTTGATCGATCCCCATCCGATCGTTGGTGGTGCACCAACGTGGAGTTTCTACTTTTTCAATTCAGGTGCAGTGTCATGTCTTTGACAGCTTTTCTCAGTGGGGTGAGTGCGATGCCTTGCACTTCAAACAAATTTTGCTGGCCCAAAAGTTACGGTCGCCCACTCAATGGGAGGGGGTGCGGGGGATTGGTTCTGACATGTTATCACACTTTTCCACAGTCTACAGTGTAAGGAGCTTTATTGCGAACTTTATCAATTCAATCTCTGGGGGAAAGCGAGGCTAGGGGATGCAATAGGGTTGCTTACACCGGTGAACAGACACTTGGTTGGACGATATATTGGGGGGACGTGATGTATGGATGATGAATGTGTCTGAAATTTGTTCATCGAAAATAAAACACGACAGTAGAAGC
Proteins encoded in this region:
- the LOC126575266 gene encoding uncharacterized protein LOC126575266, whose protein sequence is MNVFQPLLLAVTLLCCVAAQNSFSFEDGIPDVRCPQYDNPTKPIHLAHPTDCGKFRKCFSGRAFTISCPPGQEFGEQIQRCDYPSFAKCRQGMALAKPEPAGFSYDLGSTDSRCPRVDDPMRPAHLPHPTDCQRFFKCFAGRAFELECPPGQEWATALNRCEFPFVAKCNARREEQIPQEPRVEELEELENEQQEAVEQEEQEEEVKEQVPEEGFVRPAKAEFTYNAGVIDARCPKYDDPYRPIHLAHPTDCRKFQKCFDGRAYTIDCPVGQEFGARINRCDYPQFAQCSQQMMRKSLAKKAAVPVYDDYYSDEDYKDSIPLDSTEWTPEQREMIAGINDGRCPDKDDPADPVHFIHPKDCGKFYKCYDGRAYLIHCPLGQHWSVRYDRCDYPKVAKCTIRGG
- the LOC126575167 gene encoding allatotropins-like; translated protein: MEIMKMSINRLTLLVFVATAVLCWQASEAGPARQLASLAAARASKIPRSIRAPFRNSEMMTARGFGKRRAPIGVNYGGAAGGGPILHGASRGRTVTDGDLELASGGWIEEKHELGRLIEDMAGLDQSLSSAAAAAAAAAVDPMSLGGEQETTSFPLDWFANEMSTNPVLARSILQRFVDTNRDGLLEAAELLPSTATGGGGASSGGSSGSPGSSLNEVSEMY